A stretch of Falco rusticolus isolate bFalRus1 chromosome 2, bFalRus1.pri, whole genome shotgun sequence DNA encodes these proteins:
- the MED17 gene encoding mediator of RNA polymerase II transcription subunit 17, which translates to MAGVPAVRISIESACEKQVQEVGLDGSETYLQPLSMSQNLARLAQRIDFSQGSGSEEDEPGSAGRAWAEPGEAEDEEGLVKFQPSLWPWDSVRNNLRSALTEMCVLYDVLSIVKDKKFMTLDPVVQDPLPQKQNPQFLQLISKKKSLAGAAQILLKGAERLSKSVAENQENKRQRDFNSELLRLRQHWKLRKVGDKILGDLSYRSAGSLFLHHGTFEVIKNTDIDLDKKIPEDYCPLDVQIPSDLEGSAYIKVSIQKQAPDIGDLGTVNLFKRPMPKSKPGSPHWQTKLETAQNVLLCKEIFAQLSREAVQIKSQIPHIVVKNQIISQPFPGLQLSISLCHSSNDKKSQKSASEKQNPEDHLYVLEHNLHQLIRECHKQTLSSTVMPHPASAPFGHKRMRLAGPQAFDKNDISSLQANEGLLEKIIKQAKHIFLRRRTARTIDSLASRIEDPQIQAHWSNINDVYESSVKVLITSQGYEQICKSIQLQLNIGVEQIRVVHRDGRVITLSHQEQELQDFLLSQMSQHQVHAVQQLAKVMGWHVLSFSNHVGLGPVESIGNASAITVASPNGDYAISVRNGPESGSKVMVQFPRSQCKDLPKGDVLQDNKWNHLRGPFKEVQWNKMEGRNFVYKMELLMAALTPC; encoded by the exons ATGGCGGGCGTGCCGGCGGTGCGCATCAGCATCGAGTCGGCGTGCGAGAAGCAGGTGCAGGAGGTGGGGCTGGATGGCAGCGAGACCTACCTGCAGCCGCTCTCCATGTCCCAGAACCTGGCGCGCCTGGCGCAGCGCATCGACTTCAGCCAGGGCTCCGGCTCCGAGGAGGACGAGCCGGGTTCGGCGGGCCGCGCCTGGGCCGAGCCGGGCGAGGCGGAGGATGAGGAAG ggTTGGTAAAATTTCAGCCATCCCTCTGGCCTTGGGATTCAGTGAGGAACAACTTAAGAAGTGCCTTGACTGAGATGTGTGTGCTGTATGATGTTCTTAGCATTGTGAAGGATAAAAAGTTCATGACTCTAGATCCAGTTGTGCAGGATCCGCTCCCTCAAAAACAG AATCCTCAGTTTCTACAGTTGATTTCAAAAAAGAAGTCATTAGCTGGAGCAGCTCAAATCCTCTTGAAAGGTGCAGAAAGATTATCCAAATCGGTtgcagaaaaccaggaaaataagCGACAAAGAGACTTCAACTCTGAACTGCTAAGATTGAGGCAACACTGGAAGCTGAGGAAAGTGGGAGACAAAATTCTTGGTGATCTGAGCTACAGAAGTGCAG gctccctttttcttcatcatgGCACATTTGAGGTGATAAAGAACACTGACATTGACCTGGATAAAAAGATACCTGAGGATTACTGTCCTTTGGATGTTCAAATTCCAAGTGATTTAGAGGGGTCAGCCTATATCAAG GTTTCTATTCAGAAACAAGCTCCAGACATTGGTGACCTTGGGACAGTCAATCTCTTTAAAAGACCCATGCCAAAATCAAAACCAG GTTCTCCACACTGGCAGACGAAGTTGGAGACTGCACAGAATGTTCTTTTATGTAAAGAAATTTTTGCCCAGCTGTCACGAGAAGCTGTTCAAATTAAGTCACAAATTCCTCATATTGTTGTGAAAAATCAGATAatctcccagcctttcccag GTTTGCAGTTGTCTATTTCTCTGTGTCACTCTTCCAACGACAAAAAATCACAGAagtctgcttctgaaaaacagaatccAGAAGATCATCTCTATGTTCTGGAACATAATTTGCATCAACTTATCAGAGAG TGTCACAAGCAAACCCTGAGCTCAACAGTGATGCCGCATCCAGCTAGTGCACCTTTTGGCCATAAGAGAATGAGACTTGCAGGACCCCAGGCTTTTGATAAAAATGATATCAGTTCTTTACAGGCAAATGAAGGACTTCTGGAAAAGATAATAAAGCAGGCAAAACATATCTTTTTGAGACGCAG AACTGCTCGAACCATTGACAGTCTGGCTAGTCGTATTGAGGATCCTCAGATTCAGGCCCACTGGTCCAATATAAATGACGTTTATGAATCCAGTGTTAAAGTTCTAATAACTTCTCAAGGATATGAACAGATATGCAA ATCCATTCAACTACAGCTGAACATCGGAGTTGAACAGATCAGAGTCGTGCATAGAGATGGAAGAGTTATTACATTGTCTCATCAAGAACAAGAACTGCAGGATTTCCTTTTATCTCAG atgtcACAGCACCAAGTACATGCAGTTCAGCAGCTTGCAAAAGTTATGGGATGGCACGTGCTGAGTTTTAGTAATCATGTTGGTCTGGGGCCGGTGGAGAGTATTGGTAATGCATCAGCAATAACTGTAGCATCGCCAAATGGAGACTATGCCATTTCAG TACGTAATGGTCCAGAAAGTGGCAGCAAAGTTATGGTTCAGTTTCCACGGAGCCAGTGCAAGGATCTCCCCAAAGGTGATGTACTGCAAGACAACAAGTGGAATCACCTTCGAGGGCCATTCAAGGAAGTGCAGTGGAATAAAATGGAAGGGCGTAACTTTGTGTATAAAATGGAACTCCTCATGGCCGCCCTAACTCCGTGCTAA
- the VSTM5 gene encoding V-set and transmembrane domain-containing protein 5 isoform X1, with protein MVIETFLLSSIKNVYLVFNLNTYVPFMVSRKKEKLKSIIHPLLKQTTETAPGGVSLVVPQPNINATVAQNILLSVEYFCRGIATIEWKHVSSWGTTKIVEWKSGNYVNISTVYKDRVTTFENGSIQLLNVGMRDAGYYFITVTEEYGTNTYGTIIVNVYEIIYEDLHFVAVLFAFLAAVSAILICFMWLCNKSLHLFQKKTTNKLTASTTEEIELETIEC; from the exons ATGGTAATAGAAACATTTCTCCTGTCATcgattaaaaatgtgtatttagtctttaatttaaatacatatgtTCCTTTTATggtcagcagaaagaaagagaaactgaaaagcataaTCCATCCTCTCTTAAAACAGACCACCGAGACAG ctcCTGGAGGAGTGTCGTTAGTTGTCCCACAACCCAACATCAACGCAACAGTGGCACAAAACATCCTCCTCTCAGTTGAATACTTTTGCAGAGGCATTGCCACCATTGAGTGGAAGCATGTGTCCAGCTGGGGCACCACCAAAATTGTTGAGTGGAAAAGTGGGAATTACGTCAACATATCCACGGTCTACAAGGACAGAGTGACTACTTTTGAAAATGGCTCCATACAGCTTCTGAATGTGGGCATGAGAGATGCCGGCTACTATTTTATCACTGTAACAGAGGAGTATGGAACCAACACCTATGGCACCATCATAGTCAATGTTTACG AGATTATCTATGAGGATTTACATTTCGTAGCAgttctctttgcatttcttgCTGCAGTATCTGCCATTTTGATTTGCTTCATGTGGCTGTGTAATAAATCTCTGCATCTATTTCAGAAGAAGACGACAAACAAACTGACAG CGAGTACAACTGAAGAGATTGAATTGGAAACCATTGAGTGTTAG
- the VSTM5 gene encoding V-set and transmembrane domain-containing protein 5 isoform X2, whose translation MRPLQGCRGRGVVVGTVTLCLAAGWALQTPGGVSLVVPQPNINATVAQNILLSVEYFCRGIATIEWKHVSSWGTTKIVEWKSGNYVNISTVYKDRVTTFENGSIQLLNVGMRDAGYYFITVTEEYGTNTYGTIIVNVYEIIYEDLHFVAVLFAFLAAVSAILICFMWLCNKSLHLFQKKTTNKLTASTTEEIELETIEC comes from the exons ATGAGACCGCTCCAGGGCTGCCGGGGACGGGGCGTCGTCGTGGGGACCGTCACCCTCTGCCTGGCCGCCGGGTGGGCTCTGCAGA ctcCTGGAGGAGTGTCGTTAGTTGTCCCACAACCCAACATCAACGCAACAGTGGCACAAAACATCCTCCTCTCAGTTGAATACTTTTGCAGAGGCATTGCCACCATTGAGTGGAAGCATGTGTCCAGCTGGGGCACCACCAAAATTGTTGAGTGGAAAAGTGGGAATTACGTCAACATATCCACGGTCTACAAGGACAGAGTGACTACTTTTGAAAATGGCTCCATACAGCTTCTGAATGTGGGCATGAGAGATGCCGGCTACTATTTTATCACTGTAACAGAGGAGTATGGAACCAACACCTATGGCACCATCATAGTCAATGTTTACG AGATTATCTATGAGGATTTACATTTCGTAGCAgttctctttgcatttcttgCTGCAGTATCTGCCATTTTGATTTGCTTCATGTGGCTGTGTAATAAATCTCTGCATCTATTTCAGAAGAAGACGACAAACAAACTGACAG CGAGTACAACTGAAGAGATTGAATTGGAAACCATTGAGTGTTAG